A portion of the Stigmatella aurantiaca DW4/3-1 genome contains these proteins:
- a CDS encoding alpha/beta fold hydrolase yields MFQVSRTSARRNDYFHIANLASSSLKTLSQHIRDATGLQLEWIEELSKQDPIDTLLQARIAAFSCYLTQPRCFDNSHSHSIVVGNDLSPHDEDTRNEGNSFESFHQQWMDSRQRARRALTPALESLSRRMISAEDGSPIEYQAAGSGPVLLCINATGQDASVWRWFVAHFLNNHRLIYWSPRGTYGPPSRCPSLTSQCAELELILSQEEVQQCRIVAWCSGAKIAIELLNRRPIASAMVLVTGAFTPMKGLEHLETTFQRTLQQMCRMVNQRGETAALVKTAMVSMVTNNPAFTPDFPQGKPEDVLALASQELRTSIAKPFAHEESIRNYSSQVADYASHDISGMLKKVTVPTLLLGAELDQIVSPEASKMVSERLPAACFAELRGASHYCLYENAELIIELAERFFDSPRTFRPASPELARTSPAFAPADARPPQE; encoded by the coding sequence ATGTTCCAGGTATCGCGTACCTCGGCAAGAAGGAATGACTACTTCCACATCGCGAACCTCGCATCTTCCTCTCTGAAGACGCTGAGTCAACACATCCGGGATGCCACCGGTCTACAGCTCGAGTGGATCGAAGAGCTTTCCAAGCAGGACCCCATCGACACGCTGTTGCAAGCCCGGATCGCTGCTTTCAGCTGCTATCTGACCCAGCCCCGGTGTTTCGACAACAGTCACAGCCACTCAATCGTGGTGGGCAATGACCTTAGCCCCCACGATGAGGACACGCGGAATGAAGGGAACTCATTCGAGTCCTTTCACCAGCAGTGGATGGACTCGAGACAGCGCGCACGCCGTGCATTAACACCGGCGCTCGAATCGCTCAGCCGACGCATGATCTCTGCGGAGGACGGCAGCCCCATCGAATACCAGGCCGCAGGAAGCGGACCAGTGCTGCTCTGCATCAATGCCACGGGACAGGACGCCTCCGTCTGGAGGTGGTTCGTCGCGCACTTCCTGAACAACCACCGCCTCATTTACTGGAGCCCCCGGGGAACCTACGGCCCCCCATCGCGCTGTCCTTCCCTCACATCTCAGTGCGCCGAGCTCGAACTCATCTTGAGCCAAGAAGAAGTCCAGCAATGCCGGATTGTCGCTTGGTGCAGCGGTGCCAAGATCGCCATCGAACTGCTGAATCGCAGGCCGATCGCGTCCGCGATGGTGCTTGTCACCGGCGCGTTCACGCCCATGAAGGGTTTGGAGCACCTCGAGACAACGTTCCAACGCACGCTTCAGCAGATGTGCCGGATGGTCAACCAGCGGGGTGAAACGGCCGCGCTGGTGAAGACCGCCATGGTATCGATGGTAACGAATAACCCCGCGTTCACCCCCGATTTCCCTCAGGGCAAACCCGAGGATGTCCTGGCGCTCGCCAGCCAGGAACTCAGGACGTCCATCGCCAAGCCGTTCGCTCATGAGGAGAGCATCCGCAACTACAGCTCCCAAGTAGCCGACTACGCCTCGCACGACATCTCCGGCATGCTCAAGAAGGTCACGGTGCCAACCTTGCTCTTGGGAGCAGAGCTGGATCAGATCGTCTCCCCTGAAGCGTCCAAGATGGTGTCAGAACGGCTTCCTGCCGCCTGCTTCGCGGAACTTCGAGGCGCAAGCCATTACTGCCTTTACGAGAACGCTGAGCTGATCATCGAACTGGCAGAGCGGTTCTTCGACTCTCCGCGGACATTCCGGCCCGCGAGTCCAGAACTCGCTCGGACCTCACCTGCATTTGCGCCAGCCGACGCCCGCCCTCCCCAGGAGTGA
- a CDS encoding serine/threonine-protein kinase yields the protein MAIQAGSPGSDPDRGRRIGKYEILTRLSVGGMAELFLAFTSGPGGFRKFVALKQILPDVKTEEFVKMFLDEARITAALTHANIGQVFDLGEEDGELYLAMDFLAGQNLDQLVKAGEKRGEPLPPGFAARVIRDVCLALHYAHHFVDPTGRSVSVVHRDMSPRNVMVTYDGGVKVIDFGIAKAKGRLGRTAVGMVKGTGGYMSPEQVRGHELDGRSDLFCAGVLLHEMLCGQRLFNAPGDAAMMLQIVEGDLPTPRELNPEVPEALSAVVMRALTREKSKRFATGREMAKAIEAAMGPELFDEERLAALMQELFSDKRDKTRALLEYASRDDARIKEVAGALRDEPGESAPNTRAKTTPLPRPRGPSSQGSPARPGATPRPRRPVQEHVDAAATTVPPRGARSRPPPPRRAETSLREETEDPSTLPPSSQPTRIRASRPPSSASHRPADRAPMPSLESSGQEARSKSKWGVRLFWLAFLGGLGGLLALEPVRAALRPGYESAVAKVKAELELGPPPPPPEQAPWPPPARPPPPNPLAPKPEPEPAAIAEAPPPEPSGSDASEGSGGTGDDKALAARPTVKAGTSKSKQKGSQAKGDPRTESGAAEGPSREKTLEEKLAVQPETTLEETPEGDAQVVDTTSKKGMRKAGIGLLTLSTVPPAAVFDGNTSLGTTPLRKVPLQAGTYRLRIVDSEGQSRLFSAPVELAKERKYTIRVSDLPLYPD from the coding sequence ATGGCCATTCAGGCTGGATCCCCTGGGTCCGATCCCGATCGCGGGCGGCGCATCGGCAAGTACGAGATCCTCACGCGGTTGTCCGTGGGGGGCATGGCGGAGCTTTTCCTGGCCTTCACGTCAGGACCGGGTGGCTTCCGCAAGTTCGTGGCGCTCAAGCAGATTCTCCCGGACGTCAAGACCGAAGAGTTCGTCAAGATGTTCCTGGACGAGGCCCGCATCACCGCGGCCTTGACGCACGCCAACATCGGACAGGTGTTCGATCTCGGAGAGGAGGACGGCGAGCTCTACCTCGCCATGGATTTCCTCGCTGGTCAGAACCTGGACCAGTTGGTGAAGGCCGGGGAGAAGCGGGGAGAGCCGTTGCCTCCGGGCTTCGCGGCCCGGGTCATTCGCGATGTCTGCCTGGCCCTGCACTACGCGCACCACTTCGTCGACCCCACCGGCCGTTCCGTCTCGGTCGTTCACCGGGACATGTCCCCCCGCAACGTCATGGTGACCTATGACGGTGGGGTCAAGGTCATCGACTTCGGCATCGCCAAGGCCAAGGGGCGGCTGGGCCGCACGGCCGTGGGCATGGTGAAGGGGACGGGGGGCTACATGTCCCCGGAGCAGGTCCGGGGACATGAGCTCGACGGGCGAAGCGATCTGTTCTGCGCGGGCGTCCTGCTTCACGAAATGCTGTGCGGCCAGCGGTTGTTCAACGCTCCAGGCGACGCCGCGATGATGCTGCAAATCGTGGAGGGAGACCTTCCCACCCCTCGCGAGCTCAACCCGGAGGTGCCCGAAGCCCTCTCGGCCGTGGTGATGCGCGCCCTGACCCGGGAGAAGTCGAAGCGCTTCGCGACGGGACGTGAGATGGCCAAGGCCATCGAAGCGGCGATGGGCCCCGAGCTGTTCGATGAGGAGCGCTTGGCCGCGCTGATGCAGGAGCTCTTCTCGGACAAGCGCGACAAGACCCGCGCACTCCTGGAGTACGCCAGCCGCGACGATGCCCGCATCAAGGAGGTCGCCGGAGCCCTCCGGGATGAGCCGGGCGAGTCGGCTCCCAACACGCGTGCGAAGACCACGCCCCTGCCCAGGCCCCGGGGACCCTCCTCACAGGGCAGCCCAGCGCGCCCAGGGGCTACCCCCCGTCCGCGCAGGCCCGTTCAGGAGCATGTCGACGCGGCCGCCACCACGGTACCGCCCCGAGGTGCTCGTTCCCGCCCCCCGCCTCCCCGGCGCGCAGAGACCTCGCTACGCGAGGAGACGGAGGACCCGAGCACCCTGCCGCCGTCCTCGCAGCCGACCCGGATTCGTGCCTCTCGTCCTCCGTCCAGCGCGAGCCATCGCCCCGCGGATCGGGCCCCGATGCCCAGCCTGGAGTCCAGCGGACAGGAGGCACGCTCGAAATCGAAATGGGGCGTCCGCCTCTTCTGGCTCGCCTTCCTGGGGGGCTTGGGGGGGTTGCTTGCCCTGGAGCCCGTGCGGGCCGCCCTCCGGCCGGGCTATGAGTCCGCCGTGGCCAAGGTCAAGGCCGAGCTGGAGCTGGGCCCTCCTCCGCCTCCTCCCGAGCAGGCGCCCTGGCCCCCTCCCGCACGGCCCCCTCCACCCAATCCGCTGGCGCCCAAGCCCGAACCCGAGCCTGCCGCCATCGCCGAGGCACCTCCCCCCGAGCCCTCCGGCAGCGATGCGTCGGAGGGCTCGGGGGGGACAGGCGATGACAAGGCCTTGGCTGCCCGGCCCACGGTGAAGGCTGGAACGTCCAAATCGAAGCAGAAGGGCTCCCAGGCGAAGGGGGACCCCCGGACCGAGTCAGGCGCCGCGGAAGGCCCGTCGCGAGAGAAGACCCTGGAGGAGAAACTGGCGGTCCAGCCGGAAACCACCCTGGAGGAGACCCCGGAGGGGGACGCCCAGGTGGTGGATACAACCTCCAAGAAGGGGATGCGCAAGGCGGGAATCGGCCTGCTCACCTTGAGCACCGTGCCCCCGGCGGCGGTGTTCGATGGCAATACCAGCCTGGGCACCACGCCGCTGCGCAAGGTGCCCCTCCAGGCGGGGACCTACCGGCTGCGAATCGTGGATTCCGAGGGCCAGAGCCGGCTCTTCTCCGCCCCCGTCGAGCTGGCCAAGGAGCGGAAGTACACGATTCGGGTTTCGGACTTACCCCTGTACCCGGACTGA
- a CDS encoding AMP-binding protein produces MAELTKLTDRLGAHPAAQIVTRTSHGLMIRSFAQLREDVHQKVTELRHRGLDALMRVGVLACNCYEWIVLDLALVSLRCEIVALTSAQLHGDLEAIAVEQELSTVLLVGNGTPISRFAHLEWVVAENARGPIPLRVGSPRQADPEWTAPFRVFSSGSTGTPRCISVPRAGMEQCIEELKETYAFDASDTLLLFLPVANLQQRFLVYAALWYGISLVVIEPIHLLPALKETAPTILLAPPLFFETIARRVTGSLPLRWLIRMAARARTRRGRLLLWGRLALAPLRKRVFSELGGRVRLMITGMAPVGRATLEVYSALELPLFEAYGMTECGIIACNTPRTARSGSVGHPVAGVRVELLPDGEITVQRRVPLTSGYVGIDPEVCAETYLGQGKVATGDLGWFDDEGFLHLMGRKKNVIVLGDGRKIHPEPVERELISIPWVHQAALLPEGHSGLACVIHAAGQGSRFERAVRRELERIVWEHTGQGLGRVLFNKEPFTSQNGLLTQNLKLNRLALRRLLGSQGATAAWKWEESKNVIAPR; encoded by the coding sequence TTGGCTGAACTCACGAAGCTGACGGATCGTCTGGGGGCCCACCCGGCTGCCCAGATTGTGACGCGCACTTCACATGGATTGATGATCCGTTCTTTTGCGCAGCTCCGGGAAGATGTGCATCAGAAGGTGACAGAGCTACGTCACCGCGGCCTCGATGCGCTCATGCGCGTGGGTGTGCTCGCGTGCAATTGCTACGAGTGGATCGTGCTCGACCTTGCGCTGGTATCGCTCCGCTGTGAGATCGTCGCCCTTACGAGCGCGCAGCTCCATGGGGACCTTGAGGCCATCGCGGTGGAGCAGGAACTCTCCACGGTATTGCTTGTGGGCAATGGCACGCCGATCTCCCGATTCGCTCATCTGGAGTGGGTGGTGGCTGAGAATGCGCGCGGCCCGATCCCCTTGAGGGTTGGCAGTCCGAGGCAGGCTGACCCGGAGTGGACGGCCCCGTTCCGGGTCTTTTCGTCGGGCAGTACGGGGACGCCCAGGTGTATCTCCGTGCCGCGCGCCGGGATGGAGCAGTGTATCGAGGAGCTGAAGGAGACATACGCGTTCGACGCTTCAGATACCCTTTTGCTGTTCCTTCCGGTTGCCAACCTTCAGCAGCGCTTTCTGGTGTACGCGGCGCTTTGGTATGGGATTTCACTCGTCGTCATCGAGCCGATACACCTCTTGCCTGCGCTGAAGGAGACGGCGCCCACGATCCTGCTCGCGCCGCCGTTGTTCTTCGAGACGATTGCCCGCCGGGTGACGGGCTCTCTTCCGCTGAGATGGCTGATTCGCATGGCGGCCAGGGCTCGAACCAGAAGGGGGCGGCTGCTTCTGTGGGGGCGCCTGGCACTTGCGCCTCTCCGGAAGAGGGTTTTTTCGGAGCTGGGAGGACGGGTTCGGCTGATGATCACGGGGATGGCGCCCGTCGGGCGTGCGACCTTGGAGGTGTATTCAGCCCTCGAGCTGCCGCTGTTTGAGGCGTATGGCATGACAGAGTGCGGGATCATTGCCTGCAACACCCCGCGAACAGCCCGTTCTGGAAGTGTGGGACACCCTGTGGCCGGGGTCCGGGTCGAGCTGTTACCGGACGGCGAAATCACCGTCCAGAGACGGGTTCCGCTCACCTCTGGATACGTCGGCATTGATCCGGAGGTCTGCGCGGAGACCTATCTGGGGCAGGGCAAGGTCGCGACGGGCGATCTCGGTTGGTTCGATGATGAAGGCTTTCTCCACCTGATGGGCCGGAAGAAGAATGTGATCGTGCTCGGAGATGGCCGGAAGATTCACCCGGAGCCGGTTGAGCGGGAACTCATCAGCATTCCCTGGGTTCATCAGGCAGCGCTTCTTCCCGAGGGTCACTCTGGGCTTGCTTGTGTCATCCACGCAGCGGGCCAAGGCTCGCGTTTCGAAAGGGCCGTGCGCCGTGAGCTGGAGCGGATCGTCTGGGAGCATACGGGCCAGGGACTTGGGCGTGTCCTGTTCAACAAAGAGCCGTTCACTTCTCAGAATGGGCTCTTGACCCAGAATCTCAAACTCAACCGTCTGGCGCTCCGCAGGTTGCTCGGCTCTCAAGGGGCAACCGCTGCCTGGAAATGGGAGGAATCCAAAAATGTCATTGCCCCCCGATGA
- a CDS encoding amidohydrolase family protein, giving the protein MGEPGQVRGGVVDAHCHAASRRFIPRSFVDGGIRNIVAMHEALGVPAHRERLVDRAMENLEDHDCDELVRQMDEAGIEWTVLLLPDFTYCLRDCELTIAEMFELHGRILERHAGRFQVMAGVDPRWGQDALVLFERGLKEYGFRGLKLYPPCGYRADDRLLYPFYELCAEWNVPVLLHMGPTASNLSFEDARPGFVDEPARLFPAVNFILAHAATAYVDECAMLCAFRPNVYADVSGFQEGSRNPGGQGLSHLLRFGPAHKLLFGTDWPVFREDARQAGHLELFLGTAREVLAGPSLKLVMRENAVRLFLPRGPRPSRPDLTGSAGWAGLPK; this is encoded by the coding sequence ATGGGTGAGCCGGGCCAGGTACGGGGCGGGGTGGTTGATGCGCATTGTCATGCGGCCTCGCGGCGGTTCATTCCGCGCTCATTCGTGGATGGCGGCATTCGCAATATCGTCGCGATGCACGAAGCGCTGGGTGTGCCTGCCCATCGCGAGCGCCTCGTGGATCGAGCGATGGAGAACCTGGAGGATCATGACTGTGACGAACTCGTGCGCCAGATGGATGAAGCGGGAATCGAGTGGACGGTCCTCTTGCTCCCGGACTTCACGTACTGTCTGCGGGATTGCGAGCTGACCATCGCGGAGATGTTCGAGCTGCACGGGCGTATCCTGGAGCGGCACGCGGGGCGGTTTCAGGTCATGGCGGGGGTCGATCCCCGGTGGGGCCAGGATGCGCTGGTCCTGTTCGAGCGCGGGTTGAAGGAGTACGGCTTCCGAGGCCTCAAGCTCTATCCGCCTTGCGGCTACCGGGCCGATGACCGGCTCCTCTATCCCTTTTATGAGCTTTGTGCGGAATGGAACGTTCCGGTGCTCCTGCACATGGGGCCAACGGCCTCCAACTTGAGCTTCGAGGACGCCCGCCCTGGGTTCGTGGATGAGCCCGCGCGCTTGTTTCCGGCCGTGAACTTCATCCTGGCCCACGCGGCGACCGCTTACGTCGATGAGTGCGCCATGCTCTGTGCCTTCCGGCCCAACGTCTATGCGGACGTGAGTGGGTTCCAGGAGGGTTCTCGGAATCCAGGAGGGCAGGGGTTGAGCCATCTGCTCCGGTTCGGTCCCGCCCACAAGCTGCTCTTCGGGACGGACTGGCCCGTTTTCCGTGAGGATGCCCGTCAGGCTGGGCATCTCGAGCTCTTCTTGGGGACGGCGCGCGAGGTGCTGGCGGGTCCGTCGCTGAAACTCGTGATGAGGGAGAACGCGGTCCGCTTGTTTCTGCCCAGGGGTCCTCGTCCGTCGAGGCCGGACTTGACCGGGAGTGCGGGGTGGGCGGGGTTGCCCAAATGA